In Corynebacterium ulcerans, one genomic interval encodes:
- the trxB gene encoding thioredoxin-disulfide reductase: MSEAPNVPNATTVHDVAIIGSGPAGYTAALYAARAELKPIVFEGIEFGGSLMTTTEVENFPGFPEGIMGPDLMDNMRSQAERFGADLRMELVTKVELEGEIKKIWVDDQEFHARSVILATGSAPRYIGAEGEQTLLGRGVSACATCDGFFFRDHDIAVVGGGDSAMEEATFLTKFAKSVTIVHRREEFRASAIMLERAKNNDKIRFLTNKTVSKVLGENTVSGLELTDTVTGETSVLDVTAMFVAIGHDPRSDLFRDVVDTNDAGYVRVAEPSTRTNVPGVFAVGDLVDDHYQQAITAAGSGCRGAIDAENYLASLNA, from the coding sequence ATGTCCGAAGCACCCAACGTGCCTAACGCGACCACAGTGCACGACGTAGCCATCATCGGATCCGGCCCAGCCGGTTACACCGCAGCTCTCTATGCGGCTCGCGCTGAGCTCAAGCCCATTGTTTTCGAGGGAATCGAATTCGGCGGCTCTCTCATGACCACCACAGAGGTAGAAAACTTCCCCGGCTTCCCAGAGGGCATCATGGGGCCAGATCTTATGGACAACATGCGTTCTCAGGCCGAGCGCTTTGGGGCGGATCTCCGTATGGAGCTGGTAACCAAGGTGGAACTTGAAGGCGAGATCAAAAAGATCTGGGTCGACGACCAAGAGTTCCATGCCCGTTCCGTCATCTTGGCCACGGGCTCTGCACCACGCTATATCGGCGCGGAAGGCGAGCAGACGCTCCTGGGTCGGGGAGTCTCTGCTTGTGCCACATGTGACGGCTTCTTCTTCCGCGATCATGATATCGCTGTGGTCGGCGGCGGCGACTCCGCCATGGAAGAAGCGACCTTCCTTACCAAGTTTGCTAAGTCTGTGACTATCGTGCACCGCCGCGAGGAGTTCCGTGCTTCCGCCATCATGCTGGAACGGGCAAAGAACAACGACAAGATCCGGTTCCTCACCAATAAGACCGTATCCAAAGTGCTGGGGGAGAATACGGTGAGCGGATTGGAACTCACGGACACTGTCACCGGAGAGACTTCTGTTCTCGACGTCACGGCTATGTTCGTAGCAATCGGCCATGATCCTCGTTCTGACTTATTCCGTGACGTAGTAGACACCAATGATGCAGGCTATGTCCGGGTAGCAGAGCCTTCCACGCGCACCAACGTTCCTGGTGTCTTCGCCGTGGGAGATCTTGTCGACGACCACTACCAGCAGGCAATCACCGCTGCCGGTTCCGGTTGCCGTGGTGCTATCGACGCCGAGAATTATCTCGCATCACTCAACGCCTAA
- the trxA gene encoding thioredoxin: MNAPIALTEATFKTTVIDSDKPVLVDFWAEWCGPCKKLGPIIDEIAAEMGDDVVVGKVDVDAERNLGAMFQIMSIPTVLIFKDGQKVAEFVGVRPKSEIVAKLRSHQ; encoded by the coding sequence ATGAATGCACCTATCGCTTTGACCGAGGCAACTTTTAAGACAACCGTCATTGACTCTGATAAACCAGTTCTCGTCGATTTCTGGGCAGAATGGTGCGGCCCGTGCAAAAAGCTGGGCCCGATCATCGATGAGATCGCCGCTGAGATGGGCGACGACGTCGTCGTAGGCAAAGTCGACGTGGATGCCGAGCGCAACCTAGGCGCAATGTTCCAAATTATGTCGATTCCCACCGTTCTTATTTTCAAGGATGGCCAGAAGGTCGCCGAATTTGTTGGGGTTCGTCCAAAATCAGAAATCGTGGCAAAACTGCGTTCACACCAGTAA
- a CDS encoding N-acetylmuramoyl-L-alanine amidase has protein sequence MSDILRVGDRSPRVAEVRTALTRLGLVPDSDKEIKQSKGQTFTDPETYFDEELAEVIKGMQQARGIIASGEINEVTLRALREASYKLGARVLSFEPNNIFVGDDVLQLQTQLQELGFYTDRVDGRFGDNTYKALLSYQINYGLKSDGICGPETIRAFGRLGRRITGGSPQALRERERVRDAGPMLAGKRVVIDPSLGGNSRGQVVQGPYGEITEEEILWDLATRVEGRMIAAGMETIISRPRQDNPSQLERAEIANAFDADVMICLQCDQYQNDKANGVATFYFGSEAGTSSLTGEMLSGFIQREISARTDLVNCGNHGRTWDLLRITAMPTIEVVLGYLTNPHDVTILTDPKHRDAIAEAIVVAVKRLYLLDDDDQPTGTYKFAEMLEQGML, from the coding sequence GTGTCTGACATCTTGCGAGTAGGTGACCGCAGCCCGCGCGTCGCTGAAGTCAGAACAGCACTGACGCGCCTTGGTCTTGTGCCGGACTCTGATAAAGAAATCAAGCAGTCCAAGGGGCAAACGTTCACTGACCCCGAAACATACTTCGACGAAGAACTCGCCGAAGTCATCAAGGGTATGCAACAGGCTCGGGGCATCATCGCTAGCGGTGAGATCAACGAGGTCACCCTCCGTGCCCTCCGAGAGGCCTCATATAAGCTCGGCGCCCGAGTTCTTAGCTTTGAGCCAAATAATATCTTCGTTGGCGACGACGTCCTGCAGCTGCAAACGCAGCTGCAGGAACTCGGTTTTTATACCGATCGTGTCGATGGCCGATTCGGAGATAATACATACAAGGCGCTGCTCAGTTATCAGATCAACTATGGGTTGAAGAGCGACGGCATCTGCGGTCCCGAAACAATCCGTGCGTTCGGGCGCCTTGGCCGCAGGATCACCGGCGGTTCTCCACAGGCTCTTCGCGAGCGCGAGCGCGTCCGCGATGCTGGCCCTATGCTTGCCGGTAAGCGCGTCGTCATCGACCCTTCTTTGGGTGGAAACTCGCGTGGACAAGTAGTGCAGGGCCCTTACGGAGAGATCACCGAAGAGGAAATCCTCTGGGACCTTGCTACCCGGGTAGAGGGACGCATGATCGCTGCAGGGATGGAGACCATTATCTCTAGACCGCGGCAGGATAATCCTTCACAGTTGGAGCGCGCGGAGATAGCCAACGCTTTTGACGCCGACGTGATGATTTGTTTGCAATGCGATCAGTACCAGAACGACAAAGCAAATGGCGTTGCCACTTTTTACTTCGGCTCTGAGGCCGGGACTAGCTCTCTTACTGGAGAAATGCTGAGTGGTTTCATCCAACGCGAGATCAGCGCTCGTACTGACCTGGTCAACTGTGGTAACCATGGCAGGACCTGGGACCTGCTCCGCATCACGGCGATGCCGACCATCGAGGTGGTGTTGGGCTATCTGACCAACCCACACGATGTCACAATCTTGACTGATCCCAAGCACCGAGATGCGATTGCAGAAGCAATTGTGGTGGCCGTCAAGCGTTTATATCTCCTTGACGACGATGACCAGCCCACAGGCACCTACAAGTTCGCAGAGATGTTAGAACAGGGCATGCTTTAA
- a CDS encoding ParB/RepB/Spo0J family partition protein, which yields MAQETRKGGLGRGIGALITGSPTPGQRIGDSAADVVFGGAAEKKTQSRSQRDTKSARISPILAQVVEKQSAESRGADQQLEEFGATYREIPIGLIIPNNKNPRSVFDEEDLAELVHSIREFGLLQPIVVRETADEHYEIIMGERRWRASSKAGVKTIPAIVRKTDDSEMLRDALLENIHRVQLNPLEEAAAYQQLLQEFGVTQNELADKLGRSRPVITNMIRLLALPVSVQRKVAAGVLSAGHARALLGVKGGEDHQIALADRIVAEGLSVRATEEAVTLMNRGEKTAPKKREKIPTPEFLTHAANRLADGLDTKVSVSMGKRKGKIVVEFGGREDFDRIMGLLGGNSEE from the coding sequence ATGGCACAGGAAACTCGTAAAGGTGGTCTCGGCAGAGGAATCGGCGCACTGATAACCGGGAGCCCAACACCAGGGCAACGGATCGGCGATTCTGCAGCAGACGTGGTTTTCGGTGGCGCTGCCGAGAAGAAGACCCAATCGCGCTCTCAACGCGATACCAAATCTGCGCGCATCAGTCCCATCCTTGCGCAGGTGGTAGAAAAGCAATCCGCAGAGTCACGGGGTGCTGATCAGCAACTCGAAGAATTTGGTGCCACCTATCGGGAAATTCCGATTGGGCTCATTATCCCCAACAATAAAAATCCCCGTAGCGTTTTCGACGAGGAAGACCTTGCTGAGCTGGTTCACTCAATCCGTGAGTTTGGTCTACTTCAGCCCATCGTGGTCCGTGAGACTGCCGATGAACACTACGAGATCATCATGGGCGAGCGCCGCTGGCGTGCATCGTCTAAAGCCGGTGTGAAAACTATTCCCGCAATCGTTCGCAAGACCGATGATTCGGAGATGCTGCGCGATGCCCTTTTGGAGAATATTCACCGAGTTCAACTTAATCCTTTAGAGGAAGCAGCTGCTTACCAACAGCTGCTGCAGGAATTCGGCGTTACTCAGAATGAGTTGGCGGATAAACTCGGACGCTCTCGCCCTGTGATCACCAATATGATCCGCTTGCTTGCTCTTCCTGTATCAGTACAGCGCAAAGTAGCGGCTGGTGTGCTTTCAGCTGGACATGCCCGAGCACTTCTAGGCGTTAAAGGGGGCGAGGATCACCAGATTGCTCTAGCCGATCGTATTGTTGCAGAGGGTCTTTCTGTTCGTGCAACAGAAGAAGCCGTCACGCTGATGAACCGCGGTGAAAAAACAGCACCAAAGAAGCGGGAGAAGATACCGACCCCTGAGTTCCTCACCCATGCTGCAAACCGCCTTGCTGATGGGCTGGACACCAAAGTGTCTGTGAGTATGGGTAAGCGCAAAGGAAAAATTGTTGTGGAATTCGGTGGTCGTGAAGATTTCGACCGCATCATGGGCCTTCTCGGAGGAAATAGCGAGGAGTAG
- a CDS encoding ParA family protein, whose protein sequence is MDDQNWEDTPIAAAARRAAQVLTPNSLHLPRPDSSRRMTVANQKGGVGKTTSSVNLAAGLALNGLKVLVIDLDPQGNASTALGVDHRAGTLSSYELLIGECTVEDALQETTASKNLFCVPATIDLAGAEIELVNLVRREYRLSDALNTEYMQQADFDYIFIDCPPSLGLLTINAMTAVDEVLIPIQCEYYALEGVGQLLNNITMIRQYLNPNLHISSILLTMYDGRTKLAEQVMDEVRGHFGDVVLGTKIPRSVKVSEAPGYGQTVLAYDPGSRGALAYLDAARELATRGDYMPSESSGPIGMSPEALREQQRQSQSEGNADHADETSKE, encoded by the coding sequence ATGGACGACCAAAACTGGGAAGATACACCGATCGCCGCTGCGGCACGTCGTGCGGCCCAGGTGTTGACACCGAATAGCCTGCACCTGCCCCGTCCAGATAGCTCTCGCAGGATGACTGTAGCTAACCAAAAGGGTGGCGTGGGAAAGACCACTTCTTCAGTTAATCTTGCAGCCGGCCTTGCCCTTAATGGACTAAAAGTTCTTGTTATTGATCTTGATCCTCAGGGAAACGCTTCTACTGCCCTAGGGGTTGATCACCGTGCTGGAACCTTGTCGAGTTATGAATTACTCATCGGCGAGTGCACGGTAGAGGATGCACTACAGGAAACAACTGCATCCAAGAATCTCTTCTGTGTTCCTGCGACCATTGATCTGGCGGGTGCTGAAATTGAGTTGGTTAACCTAGTTCGGCGAGAATACCGGCTTAGCGACGCCCTCAACACGGAGTATATGCAGCAGGCGGACTTCGATTACATCTTTATCGATTGTCCCCCATCGCTTGGTTTGCTCACCATTAACGCGATGACCGCTGTTGATGAGGTGCTTATCCCTATTCAATGTGAATACTATGCCCTCGAAGGCGTAGGACAGTTGTTGAACAACATCACGATGATTAGGCAATACCTCAACCCCAACCTGCACATTTCCTCGATTCTTTTGACCATGTATGACGGCAGGACAAAGCTCGCAGAGCAGGTCATGGATGAAGTGCGTGGGCATTTTGGTGACGTAGTTTTAGGAACCAAGATCCCGCGTTCCGTGAAGGTGTCAGAAGCACCAGGCTACGGGCAAACCGTTCTTGCCTATGATCCCGGTTCCCGGGGTGCGCTTGCCTACCTCGACGCGGCGCGAGAGTTGGCCACCCGCGGCGACTACATGCCGTCGGAAAGCTCAGGACCGATCGGCATGTCGCCAGAAGCATTACGTGAACAACAAAGGCAAAGCCAGAGTGAAGGCAATGCCGATCACGCGGATGAGACCTCGAAGGAGTAA